From the Wolbachia endosymbiont of Encarsia formosa genome, the window AGCAAGGTGATACCATGATCTTTTCATCAAAAATTATTCCTGGAAATGAAACTCGTGCACATAACATGCTCAATGCCTTTATTGAGATGGGAGTGGAAGTTATTACTGAAAAAACAGAGAATGTTCATGCTTCTGGACATCCAATAAAAGCAGAGCTAAGGGAAATGTATTCTTTGATAAAACCTAAGATGTCTATTCCGGTTCATGGTGAGTATATTCATACGGATGCACATGTAAAGTTTGCTAAAGAGTGCGGTGTGAAAAAAGCAATAATGATTGCATCAGGTGATATTGTTAATTTGGAAAATGGGGAAAAAGTTAGCTCCATTGATGTCGACTACTTTGGTATTGATGGTATGTTACTCCGTCATCCAGAATGCAGCGTTATAAAAATGCGTGAGAGAATGAGAGATGCCGGAGCTATCGTAGTGACAGCAGTTGTAAACAAGAAAAATAAACTGCTTGCTAAGCCAAAAGTATTTGCACCTGGTGTTTTCGAAGCGCAAAAAGATGCAGCCATTATGCAAAAGATCATAAAGAAGGTTGAGTCAGCATTTGACTCACAGCCGATAAAAAAAATAAGAAATAAAATTGAGAGCTCAATATTTAGTATCTTAAAAGAATATTTACTAAAAAGACCTATAATTGAAGTCCAGATAGAACAGGTATAGAAATACACCTTTTTTTATTAACCATTATTTGAGTAAGAAGTTAACAATGTATTCTTTGATGTTATTTCAGCATGCAATACTGGAATCCGTAAAAAAAAATCAGTCTCAGATCACACAACTATACAAACATTGTGATTTGAATCTACCAGAAGGGTGCCATCTCAACGCCCATGCAAACATTGTAGTTTTAGAGCAATCTCCACCAGTAGGGTGTCATCCCAGTGCTCTGAAACTGGAATCCAGTTTTTCATGCAACCTTGTCAAAGACGTTTATTTTAGAATAAAACAGCTACTTTTATTCTTGCCACCTCAGTGCACTTACTTGCAGTCAAATTTCTGGATTCCAGTGTCAAGTACTGCAGAAATTGATTTACTCTACTGTCATGCAGTTTAACTTCAAAAGTAAGCTATTTGCTGAGATGACAGGAGGTAATGCAAGAAATCTAATGAAGCTATTCGTTCAACTGGTGTTATTTATTTCGTTATTTATTCCTTATTCCACAAAAGCTGTTTTATATGTTGATATAAAAAAAAGCAATATTGGTAATATTGATCTTGTTGTATCTAAATGTGCATGCAAGACAGAAGTGGAAAGTGAGCTAAGTGAAAGCATCACAAAAGTAATTGAAACAAATCTATCTAATTGTGGCTTATTTAATGTGAAACGTGACGCGAAAGTTGAGTCTTGGAAAAGCGATACTGTAGTCACAGTAAGTTTAAGTGAAGTATCAAACAGAAATTTAGAGCTATCTTTTCGTTTATCTGACAGCTTTACAAACAGAGAATTGCTTACTCAGTCGGTTATTTTTCTAGCAAAAGACTGGAGGAAAATTAGTCATCTTGTTTCAGATCTGATACATGATAGATTGATTGGTGAGAAAGGGCATTTCAATACAAAAATTACATATATCGCTGAAGAAAAAGATAGCAATTACAAATCCGTCCGTAAAATTGCTGTGATGAATCAAGATGGAAGTAATATAAAGTACTTAACAAATGGTGAGAAATTTGTGTCAACACCAAGATTTTCACCAAATGGAAAGGGTATTGTTTATATCTCATACACAAATGGTAAAAG encodes:
- a CDS encoding protein TolB, giving the protein MKLFVQLVLFISLFIPYSTKAVLYVDIKKSNIGNIDLVVSKCACKTEVESELSESITKVIETNLSNCGLFNVKRDAKVESWKSDTVVTVSLSEVSNRNLELSFRLSDSFTNRELLTQSVIFLAKDWRKISHLVSDLIHDRLIGEKGHFNTKITYIAEEKDSNYKSVRKIAVMNQDGSNIKYLTNGEKFVSTPRFSPNGKGIVYISYTNGKSYIILKNLKDNTESIISAFEGVISAPRFSPDGKSLFISHSLIGETNILSLNLNSKRTKKITKGSAISTSPSLSPDQKYMVFSSDISGSQQLYIIDFTKKSKKPKRISFGNGRYATPVWSPKGDLIAFTKIQSGKFYIGVMKPDGKEERLLSEGHKIESPAWLPNGREIIFTNAESPSNSKLYLVDLVKKNQKMVFTPTNASLPDWSYF